The following are from one region of the Juglans regia cultivar Chandler chromosome 10, Walnut 2.0, whole genome shotgun sequence genome:
- the LOC109001828 gene encoding uncharacterized protein LOC109001828, which yields MGVLSNKIERENLKPGDHIYSWRHAYIYAHHGIYVGEGNVIHFTSDPGQNSGKGTVVDRISVSSASSSRPMDNPCPICGDQSNLNGVITSCLDCFLSGGNLYLFEYGVTRSFFLAQVRGSTCTLASSDPPEDVIHRAKYLLQNGFGSYDIFKNNCVDFAIYCKTGLLVIGSISVGRSRQVASFLVAAAMAVISNPITYLTTSFSIYCVARYYSDIGVRSDVEKVAVESLVEMFKRG from the exons ATGGGAGTGCTGTCGAACAAGATCGAGAGGGAGAATTTGAAACCGGGGGATCACATCTACTCTTGGAGGCACGCCTATATCTACGCCCACCATG GGATATATGTCGGCGAGGGAAATGTTATCCACTTTACTAGTGATCCAGGCCAGAATAGTGGAAAAGGAACTGTGGTAGACCGCATCAGTGTGAGCTCAGCATCTTCCTCTCGTCCCATGGACAATCCTTGCCCAATCTGTGGAGATCAATCGAATCTCAATGGAGTCATCACTTCTTGTCTAGATTGTTTTCTTTCGGGTGGAAATCTGTACCTTTTTGAGTATGGTGTCACACGATCATTCTTTCTTGCCCAAGTTCGTGGAAGTACCTGCACTCTTGCTTCATCTGATCCACCAGAAGATGTTATTCACCGTGCTAAATATCTCCTTCAGAATGGCTTTGGTTCCTATGATATTTTCAAGAACAACTGCGTAGACTTTGCCATATATTGCAAAACAGGTTTGCTTGTGATCGGTAGCATCAGCGTGGGACGAAGTAGACAGGTGGCATCCTTTCTAGTAGCTGCTGCTATGGCTGTAATTTCTAATCCAATAACATATCTCACTACCAGTTTTAGCATATATTGTGTCGCTCGTTATTATTCCGATATTGGAGTACGCAGTGATGTCGAAAAAGTTGCTGTGGAGAGTCTTGTTGAGATGTTTAAGCGGGGCTAA